The following proteins are co-located in the Dromaius novaehollandiae isolate bDroNov1 chromosome 10, bDroNov1.hap1, whole genome shotgun sequence genome:
- the LYSMD2 gene encoding lysM and putative peptidoglycan-binding domain-containing protein 2 isoform X1 — protein MRGGPAPSRASAVAAGGRGSDARRGGGGAGALRRQHGRVAAGGAAGRAGVGGRAVAAAGPHQGPLLRQHGERGGAAGRALRGAPARARRHAAGHRAQMEQIKRANKLFTNDCIFLRKTLNIPVISEKPLLFNGLNSLESPENETVDSSPSCDEGLATVQEDSSSSPSPQEPDNQPTAPEELSAKDFLQRLDLQIKLSKQAARKLKDDTVRMVITTVVGISPCCKPDCTDACCRAFAARPPASPSRDI, from the exons atgcgcggcgggcCTGCCCCGTCGCGAGCCTCCGCCGttgccgcgggcgggcgggggagcGATGCccggaggggcggcggcggcgcgggggcgctgAGGCGGCAGCATGGCCGAGTCGCTGCGGGAGGAGCCGCCGGGCGGGCCGGAGTCGGAGGCCGAGCTGTCGCAGCGGCTGGCCCGCACCAAGGCCCGCTCCTACGGCAGCACGGCGAGCGTGGCGGCGCCGCTGGCCGAGCGCTACGTGGAGCACCGGCTCGGGCCCGGCGACACGCTGCAGGGCATCGCGCTCAA ATGGAACAAATAAAGCGGGCAAATAAACTGTTCACTAATGACTGTATATTTCTGAGGAAAACCCTGAATATTCCTGTTATATCAGAGAAACCATTACTGTTCAATGGACTTAATTCATTGGAGTCTCCTGAAAATGAAACTGTTGACAGCTCCCCTTCTTGTGACGAAGGACTAGCCACAGTTCAGGAAGACAGTAGTTCTTCGCCTAGTCCTCAAGAGCCTGACAATCAGCCCACTGCACCAGAAGAACTATCTGCCAAAGATTTTCTACAGAGATTGGACTTGCAGATTAAGTTATCTAAACAAGCAGCCAGAAAGCTAAAAGATGACACTGTCAG GATGGTCATTACTACTGTTGTGGGCATTTCTCCTTGCTGTAAACCTGACTGCACAGATGCTTGCTGCAGAGCATTTGCTGCAAGACCACCAGCATCACCCAGCAGAGACATTTGA
- the LYSMD2 gene encoding lysM and putative peptidoglycan-binding domain-containing protein 2 isoform X3 produces MAESLREEPPGGPESEAELSQRLARTKARSYGSTASVAAPLAERYVEHRLGPGDTLQGIALKYGVTMEQIKRANKLFTNDCIFLRKTLNIPVISEKPLLFNGLNSLESPENETVDSSPSCDEGLATVQEDSSSSPSPQEPDNQPTAPEELSAKDFLQRLDLQIKLSKQAARKLKDDTVRMVITTVVGISPCCKPDCTDACCRAFAARPPASPSRDI; encoded by the exons ATGGCCGAGTCGCTGCGGGAGGAGCCGCCGGGCGGGCCGGAGTCGGAGGCCGAGCTGTCGCAGCGGCTGGCCCGCACCAAGGCCCGCTCCTACGGCAGCACGGCGAGCGTGGCGGCGCCGCTGGCCGAGCGCTACGTGGAGCACCGGCTCGGGCCCGGCGACACGCTGCAGGGCATCGCGCTCAAGTACGGCGTCACG ATGGAACAAATAAAGCGGGCAAATAAACTGTTCACTAATGACTGTATATTTCTGAGGAAAACCCTGAATATTCCTGTTATATCAGAGAAACCATTACTGTTCAATGGACTTAATTCATTGGAGTCTCCTGAAAATGAAACTGTTGACAGCTCCCCTTCTTGTGACGAAGGACTAGCCACAGTTCAGGAAGACAGTAGTTCTTCGCCTAGTCCTCAAGAGCCTGACAATCAGCCCACTGCACCAGAAGAACTATCTGCCAAAGATTTTCTACAGAGATTGGACTTGCAGATTAAGTTATCTAAACAAGCAGCCAGAAAGCTAAAAGATGACACTGTCAG GATGGTCATTACTACTGTTGTGGGCATTTCTCCTTGCTGTAAACCTGACTGCACAGATGCTTGCTGCAGAGCATTTGCTGCAAGACCACCAGCATCACCCAGCAGAGACATTTGA
- the LYSMD2 gene encoding lysM and putative peptidoglycan-binding domain-containing protein 2 isoform X2 has product MRGGPAPSRASAVAAGGRGSDARRGGGGAGALRRQHGRVAAGGAAGRAGVGGRAVAAAGPHQGPLLRQHGERGGAAGRALRGAPARARRHAAGHRAQMEQIKRANKLFTNDCIFLRKTLNIPVISEKPLLFNGLNSLESPENETVDSSPSCDEGLATVQEDSSSSPSPQEPDNQPTAPEELSAKDFLQRLDLQIKLSKQAARKLKDDTVREEENEEGPYATSSYHQ; this is encoded by the exons atgcgcggcgggcCTGCCCCGTCGCGAGCCTCCGCCGttgccgcgggcgggcgggggagcGATGCccggaggggcggcggcggcgcgggggcgctgAGGCGGCAGCATGGCCGAGTCGCTGCGGGAGGAGCCGCCGGGCGGGCCGGAGTCGGAGGCCGAGCTGTCGCAGCGGCTGGCCCGCACCAAGGCCCGCTCCTACGGCAGCACGGCGAGCGTGGCGGCGCCGCTGGCCGAGCGCTACGTGGAGCACCGGCTCGGGCCCGGCGACACGCTGCAGGGCATCGCGCTCAA ATGGAACAAATAAAGCGGGCAAATAAACTGTTCACTAATGACTGTATATTTCTGAGGAAAACCCTGAATATTCCTGTTATATCAGAGAAACCATTACTGTTCAATGGACTTAATTCATTGGAGTCTCCTGAAAATGAAACTGTTGACAGCTCCCCTTCTTGTGACGAAGGACTAGCCACAGTTCAGGAAGACAGTAGTTCTTCGCCTAGTCCTCAAGAGCCTGACAATCAGCCCACTGCACCAGAAGAACTATCTGCCAAAGATTTTCTACAGAGATTGGACTTGCAGATTAAGTTATCTAAACAAGCAGCCAGAAAGCTAAAAGATGACACTGTCAG AGAGGAGGAGAATGAAGAGGGTCCCTATGCAACTTCTTCCTATCACCAGTAG
- the LYSMD2 gene encoding lysM and putative peptidoglycan-binding domain-containing protein 2 isoform X4, which yields MAESLREEPPGGPESEAELSQRLARTKARSYGSTASVAAPLAERYVEHRLGPGDTLQGIALKYGVTMEQIKRANKLFTNDCIFLRKTLNIPVISEKPLLFNGLNSLESPENETVDSSPSCDEGLATVQEDSSSSPSPQEPDNQPTAPEELSAKDFLQRLDLQIKLSKQAARKLKDDTVREEENEEGPYATSSYHQ from the exons ATGGCCGAGTCGCTGCGGGAGGAGCCGCCGGGCGGGCCGGAGTCGGAGGCCGAGCTGTCGCAGCGGCTGGCCCGCACCAAGGCCCGCTCCTACGGCAGCACGGCGAGCGTGGCGGCGCCGCTGGCCGAGCGCTACGTGGAGCACCGGCTCGGGCCCGGCGACACGCTGCAGGGCATCGCGCTCAAGTACGGCGTCACG ATGGAACAAATAAAGCGGGCAAATAAACTGTTCACTAATGACTGTATATTTCTGAGGAAAACCCTGAATATTCCTGTTATATCAGAGAAACCATTACTGTTCAATGGACTTAATTCATTGGAGTCTCCTGAAAATGAAACTGTTGACAGCTCCCCTTCTTGTGACGAAGGACTAGCCACAGTTCAGGAAGACAGTAGTTCTTCGCCTAGTCCTCAAGAGCCTGACAATCAGCCCACTGCACCAGAAGAACTATCTGCCAAAGATTTTCTACAGAGATTGGACTTGCAGATTAAGTTATCTAAACAAGCAGCCAGAAAGCTAAAAGATGACACTGTCAG AGAGGAGGAGAATGAAGAGGGTCCCTATGCAACTTCTTCCTATCACCAGTAG